The genomic stretch GACAGGATTGTCATCGGCGCTCCCTCGCAGACCGTCGCCATGAAGCTGCTGGAGCTATACGCCCCACTCGAGCGTCCGATGCTGATCACCGACGTGACGAGCGCCGAGATCATAAAGTATGCCTCCAACGCCTTTCTCTCGATGAAGATATCGTTCATCAACTCGATCGCAGGGCTCTGCGAGACTGCCGGAGGCGATGTGGGCCAGGTCGCGAAGGGCATGGGCTACGACAAGAGGATCGGGGATCAGTTCCTGCAGGCCGGACTCGGGTTCGGCGGCTCATGCTTCGGTAAGGACGTCAAGGCTCTCGTTCATACCTGCGCCAAGTACAAGTGCGACAACTCCCTGCTCAAGGCCACTCTCGACATCAATACCGATCAACCGCAGCGGTTTGTGGCACGGCTGTCCGAGGCACTCGGCGGCGTTGCGGGAAAGACGATCGGCGTACTCGGCCTGGCGTTCAAGCCGAATACCGATGACATGCGCGATGCCAAGTCCATAGAGATCATCGGCAAGCTTCTTGACGGCGGCGCCGCCGTCAAGGCCTACGATCCTATCGCGATCGAGAACTGCCGGGGAATATACCCGGACATCGCTTACTGTGAGAACCCCTATCAGGTGGCCGAGGGCGCCTCCGCCGTGCTCCTCGTCACCGAGTGGAACGAGTTCCGCTTCCTCAATATGGAGAAGCTCCGGGATTCCATGGAGCGCCCCCTGCTCTTCGACGGGCGCAACATGTGGGATCCAGTCCGGATGAAGCGGCTCGGGTTCGAGTACCACAGCATCGGCCGCCTTACCCCGAACGGGAATGGCAAGCGGTGACCAGCGAAGAATGAGTCGGTTGGGGCGGCCGCATCGGCGAGGCCGCCCGA from Armatimonadota bacterium encodes the following:
- a CDS encoding UDP-glucose/GDP-mannose dehydrogenase family protein produces the protein MDICVIGTGYVGLVTGAVFADLGNDVVCVDVNPEKINKLNQGIMPIYEPGLEEMVARNVEDDRLSFTTDLGAGVEKAEVVFIAVGTPPGPDGEPDLSQVTEVARGVAKHLNRYKVVVNKSTVPIGTGDLVRRIIEENRRREVDFDVVSNPEFLREGCAINDTLYPDRIVIGAPSQTVAMKLLELYAPLERPMLITDVTSAEIIKYASNAFLSMKISFINSIAGLCETAGGDVGQVAKGMGYDKRIGDQFLQAGLGFGGSCFGKDVKALVHTCAKYKCDNSLLKATLDINTDQPQRFVARLSEALGGVAGKTIGVLGLAFKPNTDDMRDAKSIEIIGKLLDGGAAVKAYDPIAIENCRGIYPDIAYCENPYQVAEGASAVLLVTEWNEFRFLNMEKLRDSMERPLLFDGRNMWDPVRMKRLGFEYHSIGRLTPNGNGKR